The genomic segment TTCATTTTTATTATTTAAATAAATAGTTGTTGCAATAATGCTTGTCATTAGAAGAGCAAAAAGTATTCCAATTACTTTTATTTTTGTACTAATATTACTTTTTTTCATACTGCTACCCCTTTAAAAATAGAATTTAATGCGATCTCATCTTTTATTATAACTTGTTGATTTTCAACTTCAATGATATTATCCCTTGATAATTTTTTTAAAACTCTTGATAGAGTTTCAGGTTGAATATGTAGTATAAAACTAACATCTTGTCTTTTTAATTTATTAAACATTTTTAAATCACTAACTAGCATGTAGGCAACTTTTGCAGTTGCATCAAAAACCAACTCCCTATTAACTAAAGATTGAAGTTGATTGGTTTTTTTTAACAAAGAGTTCATGAGCTCTTTTACTAGAAGATTGTTGTTTAAAAAATACTCTTGAAGTTTTAAAAAATCTATTGATAATACAATAGAATTTTCTATAAAAGATGCATTTGAGAAACAGTATATTTCATTTGTATTGATATTACTTAATTCACTTATCAAAGAGTTTGAATAAATGTGATATAGAAATATTTCATTATCAAATTTATCATATTTATAAATTTTTATTAAACCACTTACTAAAAAAAGAAGACTTGTTTGTAAATCTGTTTCATAAAATAAAATAGAATCTTTTTCATATTTTGAGATAAAAGAGAAGTTACTTAAAACATCAATTTGTTCATCACTTAAATTTTCAAAAAAATCCAAACTTCTAATACTTTGGGTTAGTGTCATAAAATATCCTACAAATGTTTTATTTAAGCAAGTATATATTAAGCTTGTAAAAAAAAGAATTAAAACGATATAAAATAGGATATATAATGAATTTCAAAACATTTATAAAAGCAGTTGGAACAGGACCAAAAGGAAATAGAGATTTAAGCTTTGATGAGAGTTTTGAAGCCGTTTGCCAAATTTTAAAACAAGAAGCAACTCAGGCACAAATTGGTGCTTTTTTAATAGCTTGGAGAGTAAAACTTGAAACAAATGAAGAGTTTAAAGGAGCAATAAAAGCTCTAAATAGTTTTATAAAATATAAAGAAGTTCCAGACTCTTTGAAGCTCGGATATAATTTTGATGGAAGAGATACAAATCCATACTTATTTCCTTTATATGAAAATATTTTGGATAATTTTTTCAAAAAAAACAGTGATGTTAGAAAATTAAATCTTGTAATTAGTGGAGATTTTGTACAGCCTACAAAAAATGGAATTTCAACAAAAGATATATTTACAAAATTTGACAAGGGTCAATATTTACACTATTTTGATAGAGTAGAATACCTACAAGAGTTGAGTAATATTACAAATTTACGAAATGAGTTTGGATTAAGAACAGCTTTTAATACAGTTGAAAAACTTTTAAACCCATCTTTGAGTGAGTATGGAGTTTGTGGAGCTTTTCATAAACCATATGTTTCAAAATATCTAGAAATGTTTAAAGATGATTTTAAAAATATTACGGTGGTTAGAGGAAATGAGGGCGATATTGAAGTGTTTAAAGATTCAAAATTTTGGCAAAAAAAAGACGGTGAGATAAAAGAGTATGATTTTTGTCTAAAAGATTATGGAGTTAGCTATTCAAAAGTTTTTGAAAATATAACTTTGGAAGAGAATTTAAATATTTTAAGAAATTATGATGATGAGATATTAAACTTGGCAAGGTTTAATGTAGCTTTGTATCTTCTTTTTGCTAAAAGAGTTGACTCATTAGACGAAGCTTGGCAAAGGTTAAATTAAAAAAGGAATAAGATGTTAATTGATGGATTTGGAAGAAAACATGACTATTTAAGAGTTTCTGTAACTGAAAGATGTAACTTTAGATGTCACTATTGTATGCCTGAAAAACCTTTTTCTTGGGTTCCTAAAGAGAATTTATTATCTTATGAAGATTTGTTTAAGTTTATAAAAATAGGTATTGATGAGGGTATAAAAAAAGTTAGAATTACTGGAGGAGAACCACTTTTAAGAGATAATTTGGACTATTTTATAAAACTAATAAGTGATTATAAAAATGACATAGATTTGGCTCTTACTACAAATGGTTTTTTACTTCCTCAAATGGCACAAAAATTAAAAAATGCTGGACTCAAAAGAATAAACATCTCTCTTGATACATTAAATCAAGAAAGAGCTATGAAAATAGCTCAAAAAGATGTTTTATCTACTGTTTTAGAAGGAATTTATAAAGCAAAAGATGTTGGACTTAAAATTAAAATAAATTGTGTTCCACTGAAAAATATAAATGATATTGATATTTTAGATGTTTTGGAATTTTGTAAAAAAGAGGATTTTTCTGTAAGGTATATTGAATTTATGGAAAATAGTTTTGCAAAAAATGGTGCAAAAGGTTTAAACTCCGATGAGATTTTAGAGGTTATTTCAAAAAAATATAAAAATATAACAAAAGTTCCAAGAGATAATAGCTCACCAGCTCAATATTATAGATTAGAAGATGGATATGAGTTTGGAATTATTGAACCGCATAAAGATGATTTTTGCTCCTCTTGTAATCGTATAAGATTAACAGCTGAAGGGTTTTTAATCCCTTGTTTATATTTTGAAGATGCTCTTAGTATAAAAGATGCAATAAAAAATAATAAAATTGATGAAGCAACTCTTATACTTAAAAAAGTTCTTGAAAATAAACCAGAAAAGAATAAATGGTCAAATAAAGATGATAATAAAGTATCAAGTAGAGCTTTTTATGAAACTGGTGGATAATAAAATATAACTTTAAAGTAAATATAAAGCAAACTTTATATAGAATTCGCGCCTATTTTAAATAGAACAAAAAAATAAATATACCTATTAGGAGGTCAAAATGGCTTTAGATCAGGAAGTAAAAGCAAGTATTATAGCAAAATATGGAAGAAAAGACGGAGATACAGGTTCAGCTGAGGTTCAAATCGCAATATTAAGTGAGCAAATTAAAATTTTAACAGAACACTTAAAAGTATTTAAAAAAGATCACTCTTCAAGATTAGGTCTTTTAAAAATGGTAGGAAAAAGAAAAAAACTTTTATCATACTTAAAAAAATCAGACTATGCAAGATTTACATCTGTAGTTGCAAGTTTAGGAATTAGAGCTAAATAATTTTAGACTTTAAACTTTAAAAAGGGATTATGGTTTTTCCATAATCCCTTTTTTTATGGGCAACTTAAAATTAATCAGAACTTTTGTACAATATAAATAAAATATTATATTGGATAAAAAATGTTATTAACAAAAAAGAGTGAATATGCATTGCTATCTTTGATATCTATATCAAAGCAGAAAGAACCTATAAATGTGGATATTCTATCAAAAGAGTTACAAATTTCAAAATCATTTTTAGCAAAAATTATGCAAAACTTAGCAAAAGCAAATTTAGTAATATCACACAGGGGCGTAAATGGTGGTTTTGTTTTAAATAAACAAATAGACGAGCTTACAATTTTAGAAATTGTTGTTGCTGCTGAAGAGAAAAATCCTATGGTTTTTGAATGTTCAGATGCAATAAGTTCTTGCCCAAATAATAAAGCAAAGATTTGTACTATTTGGCCGCTTTTAAATAATCTACAATTCAAAGTAAATGACCTTTTAGCAAAATTAACATTGAAAGATATAGAACATGAATAATATAAGACTTTTTCATATTTCTCACACAGATTTAGATGGATATGCTTGTCAATTTTTAACAAATGAGGTATTTTCTAAAAAACATTTTTACAATGCAAACTACGGTTTAGAGGTAAAACAAGCTTTAAAACAGGTTATTGCAGAAATTAAAAATTACCAAGAGGAAAAGTTACTACTTCTAATAAGTGATTTAAACTTAAATCAACAAGAAAGCGATGAACTTGATAAAGAGATAAAATCTTTAAAAGATAGTGGTTATGATATAACTTTACAACTTTTGGATCATCACATAACTGGAAAGGTAAGTGCTACAAAATATGATTGGTATTTTCTAGATGATAAAAGATGTGCTACAAAAATAGTTTTTGATTATCTTTTAAGAGAGTTTAAAGCACCTTTAAATGATTATAAAGAGTGGGTTGATACTGTAAATGCTGTAGATATTTGGCTTGAAAAAGAAAAAGAAAATTTTGAATTTGGAAAAGTTTTAATGTCAATGGTTACAAAAGCAAGAGAGATAAACTCTATACTTTTTAACTCTCTTGATAGAGATTTTAAATTTTATTTACTAAAAAATTCTATAGGATTTTTATCTCTTGCCAATGCTCCTATTGTTTTGGATAATAGTGTACACTTTTTGAAAAAAGAGTTTCTAAAAGATGGATTTGATGATACTTTGGATAACTTAAGTGCAAAATATTTAGTTAAATCATTAGATAAGATAAAAGATGATTTAACAGTATATTATAATGGTCAAAAAGGTCTTATGACATATTGTCTTGGAGCTATTTCAATTCCTGCAAATAGCTTTTTAAGAGCAAATAGTGATTATGATTTTTTTATAGATGTAAGTAGAAAAGGAAATGCCTCTTTTAGAGCAGATGGTAAACTTGATGTTTCTCAACTAGCTTCAAAATTAGGAAATGGTGGTGGGCATGTAAATGCAAGTGGTTGTAAATTTGATGATTTTATAGATACCATAAACTTGCAAGAAGTAAGAGCTTATATTCAAAATAAGCTAAATAATCTAAAATAAGGAGAAAAAATGGAGTGTGAATTTCCAACAGTAAATTCAAATAAAGATGAGATAAAAGCAATTTTTGAAGAGACAAAAACTATTGCAATAGTAGGACTCTCTCCTGATAATGAAAAAGCTTCTTATAGAGTTGCTCAGTATTTGAAAAATGCTGGTTTTAAAATAGTTCCAATTTATCCAAAAGAAGATGAGATTTTGGGTGAAAAAGTTTACAGAAGTTTGGCTGAAATACCTTTTGATATTGATATTGTCGATATTTTTAGAAAGCCTGATGCTATAGCAAAAGTTGTAGATGAAGTTTTGGTTTTAAAAAATGATAAAAATATAAAAACTGTGTGGTTTCAATTAGGACTTTCAAATAATGAAGCTGCGCAAAAAGCTCTTGATAATGGATTAAAAGTTGTTCAAAATAAGTGTACTAAAATAGAGCATAAGTCAATTTATGAGTAGGCTAATTAGAAGTTCTAAAAACTTCTAATTATTACTTTATAGTTTATCTTTCACTTCTTCGCATCTCTTCATATAATTTTTCAGCTTTTTCTATCTCTTTACTAGAAGGTTTTCTTCTACAAGATAGATAACCTTTTGAACCATCACAACTTTCAAATGGATAAACAGTTGCAAAAACCCAATAATATCCACCATTTTTTGTTGCATTTTTTACATATCCTGTCCAAATCTCACCTTTTTGAACAGTATCCCATAAAGATTTAAATGCAGCCTTTGGCATATCATTATGTCTAACCATATTATGTGGTTTTCCAAGCATTTCAGCAAGAGAGTATCCAGCTACATTGCAAAAATCGTCATTTGCAAATCTTATTATTCCTTTTTCATCTGTTTCACTTACTAAAAATGCATTTTTATCTAGTACTGTTTCTTTTGACATTTTATTTTCCTCTTAGTTAAACTTTTTACTTTTTGCATCTGTTAATAATTCTTGTGCTAATTTAGAAACACTTTGAGATATCTCTTTTATCTGATTTGACTCAAATGCGTTTTCTTGAGTAACTCTATCTAGCATATTTACAGTTTGGTTTATTTGTTCAATTCCAAGCATCTGCTCTTTTGATGCTCCTGATACATCTTCAATTATATTTATAGTTTCAGATATATTTTTATTTAGTTCTTTATATCCTTCTATCATATCAGATGAGATTAATTTTCCATCATTTGCTTTTATTGTTGCTTCTTCTACTAAATTTTTTATCTCTTTTGCAGCTTCAGCACTTCTATTTGCTAGATTTCTTACTTCTTGTGCAACAACAGCAAACCCTTTTCCTGCTTCTCCTGCAGTTGCAGCTTCAACAGCTGCATTTAATGAAAGAATATTTGTTTGAAATGCAATTTGGTCAATTACTGTAATTGCACTATTTATAGCTTTTACTTTTTCATTTATTTCATCCATAGATAGAGTTGTTTTAGAGGCTAACTCTTCACCTGTTAGAACAGATTTTTTTACAATTTGTCCCAAACTAGCCATTTTAGTAGCATTTTGAGTGTTATTTCTAGTAATACTAGTTATCTCTTCAAGGGCAGCAGCTGTTTGTTCAAGAGATGCTGCTTGTTCATTTGCTTTTTCTGCAAGATTGTTCATAGAATTTGTCATAGTTGAAGAACTCTCTTCTAAAGTCTCTCCATTTTCAAAATTATTTTTTGCACTATTTCCTAAAGCTTTTCCAAGTAGATTAATACTATCCATAAGTAGTCTCATATCATCTTTATAATTATCAACAACTTTTATATAGTCAGTAAAATCATCATTCTTATAACTATCTACAACTCTTAAAATTCTTGAAGTAGCATCATCAATACTAGTTAGCATTTTGTTTAAAGTATTTCTTAAAGTTGAAATTGTTGGGTTTTCACTATTTCCTTTAATTCTGCATTTATAAATACCTTGTTCAACTTTGTCAGCAGTTAATACAATCTCTCCAAGAACTCTCATATCATCTTTTGTTCTCTTATCAAAACTTTTTATTTTTTGATTCCAACTTTTAAACATCATATCAACTTTTTTGTTGCCTGTTGATTCTATATATTCAAATTCACTTTTTTCATAAGATAAAAATTCAATTAATTGTTGAAAATATTTATCAATATTCTCTAAATCTTTATTTGATACTGATCCAAACATATAAACACCTTTTTGATTAATATTGTAATTTTAGTTTAATAGAAAATATTTTTGTAGCTTAAAAATGTTATTTCATAATATAAGTTTAATAAAATAGAATAACAAAGTTTAGTAACAAAATGGTTTCAATTAATAAAAAGCAATAAAAAATATATTTACTCTTGACTAAAATCATTATCCTAAAATTTTAAATAGGATAAACTTTATCCTATATTTATAAAAGGAATTTAAGATGTTAAGTGATTTATCAAATAATATTGAAATATTTAAAAAAGGTCATCCAGTAAGAGTATATTTAGAAGAGAATATATTAATAAAAAAGCTATTTTCCGAACTTTTTAATACAGATATAAAAAAAGATTATCAAAAATTTTATAATATTTTTAACCAAATTTGTGAAGTAGAAAAGCACTTTGCAAGAAAAGAGAACCAGCTTTTTCCTTATCTTGAAAAATATGGTTGGACTGGTCCTTCTCAAGGAATGTGGTCTTTTCATGATGATATTAGAGCAATAATAAAAGATGCAAGAGCTAGTATTGAAGCAAAAGATTTTGACTCAATACTAGAAAAATGCACAAATGTATATAATAATTTGATTCATTTAATAAATGTAGAAGAGAATAGGCTTCTTCCAAATGCTTTACAACTATTAAAAGAGGAAGATTGGGAAGAGTTTTATGAAGGAGATAGCGAAATTGGTTGGATGTTTACAACTCCTCCTCCTAGATATCCAGAGATTCTAAATAAAGAGACAAGCAATGCAGAACAAGAGTATATTCATCCAAGTATGGATAAGAAAAGAAGAGAATTACCATTCACTCTTGAGGGAAGAACTCATTATGATGAAGGTTATTTAACACCTGAACAAGTAAATTTTATATTTAAGTTCTTACCTGTAGATATTACTTATGTAGATGAAAATGATAGAGTTGTTTTTTATAATCGTGGAGATGAGAGAATTTTCCCAAGAAGTGCTGGAATAATCGGAAGAGAGGTTAAATTTTGTCACCCTCCAAAAAGTGTTGATCAGGTTCTAAAAATTCTTGAAGAGTTTAAAGCAGGGAGTCAAGATATTGCTGATTTCTGGATTACATTTAAAGGAAAGTTTGTGCATATAAGATATTTTGCTGTAAGAGATGAGCAAAAAAACTATAAAGGTGTAATTGAAATGTCGCAAGATGTTACAGATATAAGAGCATTACAAGGAGAGAAAAGACTTTTAGCTTGGGAGTAGCAGATTTTAAAAATCTGCTATTTATTATTTTGAATAAAATCTATTTTACAATTTGGTGTAGCTTTGAACATTGTCCTAAATATATATCCATTCCACACATATCATTCATAATATCTTGAAAACTATGAGCATGGGCATTGTAAACATATACAAAAATCTCATCACCTTTTTTTAAGAAGTTTTTCTTTCCAAAATCTGTATATGCTGTTGCACCTGCCGCTATTAAAATACCTTTTGAATTGTGCGCATATTTTAAAAACTGTCCTAACTCTTCAAGTGGTCCACAATCTTCTTGGCAATTTAAAATATCAATCATCCAATCTTTTAACTTTTCAAAAAAATAGCTATATGATTTTACAGCACTAGTTGTTCCATAATCGCAAACAATTCCATCTCTTTTTATAAATGAAGAGATATGATATTTTCCTAAAATTCCTTTTTCACTAAAATCATCTATAGGAATAATATCTTGAGAAATACCTTTTGTTTTAGAACCCCAGTTTTTTTTAGTACTTAGTTTATTCCCATCTTGAATACGAATAGAGCAGTCATTAAATGCTGTAAAATATTTTGGAACAATATCTATTACTTTTTCATTTTCATAGACAAAATCACAAATTAAAGCAACTTCTGCTTCAACTTGAAGTTTGTCTTCTTCTCTTCCATGAGTTAATATAACTTCATCACAAATAGGATAAGTTCCTAAAAAACTGTCATGACCTTTTATGTAAAAAGGAAACATCCCTTTTGGTGCATCTTTTTCTTTTGTTTCAATTACAGAAAACTCATCAGCTTCTCCAGCTTCTCCTAAGTGATTTGCAAAGTTTCCAGCAACTGCAAAACCTAAATAATCTTTTAAATCTTCTATTAAATTCATAATTATAAAATCCTAAAATATTTTGAATTGCAATTGTATCCAAAAAAATTGTTTTAAAAGTCAAAAACGAAATATAATTTGTTAATTTAAGAGTAATTTAAGATAGATATTTACAAAGAGCCTAGAGTATTTGTGGCTCTTTGTATAATAAGGATTACTTATTAATAGTTCTCCATTTAGCAGGTCCTGTTGTATGAATAGAGTTTCCAAGAGTATCAACAGCAACAGTTACAGGCATATCTTTTACTTCAAATTCGTAAATAGCTTCCATCCCAAGCTCTTCAAATGCTAAAGTTTTTGCTCCTTTTATTGATTGAGCAATTAAATATGCTGCACCTCCTGTTGCAATTAGATAGATAGATTTGTACTCTTTTATTAAATCGATTGTTGGTTGTTTTCTCTCACCTTTTCCAATCATTCCCATAATTCCAATTTCCATCATATCTTTTGTAAATTTATCCATTCTTGTAGATGTTGTTGGTCCTGCAGGTCCTACAACTTCACCTTTTACAGGATCAACTGGTCCAACATAGTATATAAATTTATCTTTTAAATCAACACCATTTGGAAGAGGAATTCCTGCATTTTTGTACTCAACTATTTTTTTGTGAGCAGCATCACGTGCAGTTAAAATTTTTCCAGATAATAAAAGTGTATCACCAGATTTAAATTGAGATAAATTCTCTTTTGTTAAATCTTCAATATTTACTCTTTTAATAGTATCCATTGGAAGTTCAATATCTGGCCAAAGATCTAAATCAGGTTTTTTAAATTTAGCAGGTCCATTTCCATCTAATTCAAAGTGAATATGTCTAGTTGCTGCACAGTTTGGAATCATAGCAACAGGAAGTGAAGCAGCATGACATGGGTAATCTAAGATTTTAACATCTAAAACAGTTGTTAGACCTCCTAAGCCTTGAGCCCCAATTCCTAACTTATTTATATCTTCATATAATTTTAATCTTAATTCTTCAAGTGGAGTTTGAGCCCCTCTAGCTTTTAGTTCATGAATATCAACATGTCCCATTAAAGACTCTTTTGCAAGCAACATTGATTTTTCAGGATTTCCACCAATTCCAATTCCTAAAATCCCAGGAGGACACCATCCAGCACCCATCTCTTTTACATTTGACATAACCCAATCATATATACTATCGCTTGGATTTAAAACAGCAAATTTAGATTTATTTTCACTTCCTCCACCTTTTGCTGCAACTGTAATATCAAGTTTATCAGAGTTATCAACACTTACATGAATAACAGCAGGAGTATTATTTTTTGTATTTGTTCTTTTTCCAGCAGGATCAGCTACAACTGAATATCTTAGAGTATTATCAGGGTCTGTATAACCTTTTGCTACACCTTCATTTAATAAATCTTCTAAATTTTTTGTAATATCTAGGTTTGCTTTTAACCCAACTTTTACAAAAATATTAACACTTCCTGTATCTTGACAAAGAGGTCTATGCCCTAAAGCACACATTTTTGAGTTTATTAGGATTTGTCCAATTGCATTTTTTGCTGCATCACTTTTTTCATTTTCATAAGCTTCAACCATACCTTTTACAAAGTCTTCTGGATGATAAAAAGATATAAATTGACACGCAGAGGCAACTGAATCAATAATATCTTGTTCTGTGATTTTTTTACTCATTAATTTTTCCTTTTTTGGTTTTAGAAATCTTTTAATTATATCAATGCACCATATAAAATTGGCTTTTACAAAACATATTTTATATGAAAATTTTTAAATATATTAAAAATTTATGAATTAAAAAAAAGCTACCCTTAAAAAAGGGTAGCTTTTTAAATCATTTAAAAATTAGGCAAAAAATCTTTTTTCTGCTTCATCTTGTAATTTAACACCAGAATATTTAGCTCTTTGAACTAATTCCCAGAAGTATCTGTAAGTTGCTCTATCATGTAATTCACCATCATACTGAATTGGTCCCCACTCAGCATCTTGCGCTTTGATTAAAATATTTTGTGCAGCTTCAAGCTCTGTAAAATCAGGTTTCATAGCATCAACGATTGCTTGAACTTGTGTTGGGTAAATTGACCACATTCTCATAAATCCAAACTCATTTCTTGCTCTTTCCGCATCTTTAAATGTTTGATATGGATTTTTTAAATCTAAAGTTACATTATGGCAAGGAATTACACAATTTTGAATAGCAGCTTGTGCAACTCTTGCTTTTGCAGCACCAATAAGTCTATGTTCAAATTGACCTGGACTTCTCATATTTATTGCTGGAATTGCTCCTTGGTATCCAGAAACAAAGTCCATTAAACCAAAATCAAGTACTTGTAACCAAGGTAAAGTTGCAAGTTTTTCAACATCTTGTAAAGCACCATGAGTTTCAATTAAAATGTGAATTGGAATCTCTTTTTTAATTCCAGCTTTTTTTGCAACAGCTTGAATATACTCAATTTGAGTTTTTGCATCTTCATAACAAGTTGATTTAGGAAGTGTTATATATGCTAAATTTTCTCCAGCACCAGTTACAAGAATATCAACATCTTGTCTCCAATCAGGGTGAGAATGGTCATGAATTCTTGTTCCTGCCATTTTATATGGGTTTTCAGCAGAGTTTACAACTCTAACAATCATTTGAGCATGCTCAACTTCTTTACCAGTTTCAGCACCATCTTCACAGTCACAAGTAATATCAAATACAGGACCTAGTTTTTTTTGCATTTCAAAACCTTTTAGGATTAGCTTTTCGCTTCCTGCAAAGTGTTCACAAGTTGGAATAATTGGTAAAGATTTACCAGATTCAAATAAAGCTTCTTTTGGGTGTGTCATGTTTTTTCCTTTTTATTAAATTTAATTTTTTATTTTTTTGTTGATTTTTTTGGGATTATAATTGTGTAATCCAAATCAAGTACAACATTTGGAAGATATTTTCCATCTTCTGCTTTTGCATTTTCAATATCTTTTGGATTTTGGTTTTTAAGTGCAACGGTTCTAACTCTTAAAAGTCCAATATCCTCTCTTTTATGTTCAATTTTTTCCAAAATTTCACTATAAGCATAAATTGTATCTCCAGCATAAGTTGGATTACAGTGATTTCCACTATTTATTGCATATACCCATTGAGCATTTTGTAGCCCATTAAATGATATTGCTCTTGCCATTGATATTATAATTCCACCATACATAAGTCTTTGACCCATTGGTGTAGTTTTCATCATATGGTCGTTGAAATGTACTTTTGCATTATTTTGATATAACTTTGTTGCAAGTGTATGGTCACTATTATCAATAGTTATTCCTTCTGGATGGTTTAGTCTTTCACCAACTTCATAATCTTCGAAGAAGTAAACTCCTCCACTCGCATTTGTATCAACACATTTTATAGTTGGGATATTAATCTTATCTAAAATTGGAGTTGCTTTTTCAAAAGTTGGAACTTCATTTATACCACTTAAGTTTGAGTGGTCTTTTTTATGAACCATTACCCATCTTTTAAAATTTAAAACTTCATTCCCATTTTGATTTATCCCAATTGAGTGAACGTATACAACCCCACTTTTTCCATTTGAGTTCTCTTTTAATCCAATAACTTTTGAAGTCATTGATACAGTATCACCTATAAAAACTGGATTTGGGAAAGATATTTCAGCATACCCTAAATTTGCAATAGCATTTAAAGATATATCTTGAACAGATTTTCCAAATGTTAAATGAAACATTAAAATATCATCAATTGGTCTTTTGTCATATCCAATTTCCTTTGCTACAACATCACTTGAGTGCAAAGAAAATCTAGAACCTGTAAAAGCAATATATAAAGATACATCACCTTCACTTATAGTTCTAGGAAGTGGATGAACTATTTTTTGACCAATACTAAAATCTTCAAAATAGTTACCAAAGTTTATTTTGTTGCTAATTTTTGACAATTTTTCTCCTTATTTTCCAAATAGATTTTGACCTAAAGCTTTATAAGTTTCGTACAACTTAATCATTTTTCTAGCCCATGCAATTCTTGAAGAATCAACTAGTCTATTGTTATGTA from the Aliarcobacter cryaerophilus ATCC 43158 genome contains:
- a CDS encoding DUF5718 family protein, with protein sequence MNLIEDLKDYLGFAVAGNFANHLGEAGEADEFSVIETKEKDAPKGMFPFYIKGHDSFLGTYPICDEVILTHGREEDKLQVEAEVALICDFVYENEKVIDIVPKYFTAFNDCSIRIQDGNKLSTKKNWGSKTKGISQDIIPIDDFSEKGILGKYHISSFIKRDGIVCDYGTTSAVKSYSYFFEKLKDWMIDILNCQEDCGPLEELGQFLKYAHNSKGILIAAGATAYTDFGKKNFLKKGDEIFVYVYNAHAHSFQDIMNDMCGMDIYLGQCSKLHQIVK
- a CDS encoding fumarate hydratase — encoded protein: MSKKITEQDIIDSVASACQFISFYHPEDFVKGMVEAYENEKSDAAKNAIGQILINSKMCALGHRPLCQDTGSVNIFVKVGLKANLDITKNLEDLLNEGVAKGYTDPDNTLRYSVVADPAGKRTNTKNNTPAVIHVSVDNSDKLDITVAAKGGGSENKSKFAVLNPSDSIYDWVMSNVKEMGAGWCPPGILGIGIGGNPEKSMLLAKESLMGHVDIHELKARGAQTPLEELRLKLYEDINKLGIGAQGLGGLTTVLDVKILDYPCHAASLPVAMIPNCAATRHIHFELDGNGPAKFKKPDLDLWPDIELPMDTIKRVNIEDLTKENLSQFKSGDTLLLSGKILTARDAAHKKIVEYKNAGIPLPNGVDLKDKFIYYVGPVDPVKGEVVGPAGPTTSTRMDKFTKDMMEIGIMGMIGKGERKQPTIDLIKEYKSIYLIATGGAAYLIAQSIKGAKTLAFEELGMEAIYEFEVKDMPVTVAVDTLGNSIHTTGPAKWRTINK
- a CDS encoding HpcH/HpaI aldolase/citrate lyase family protein, translating into MTHPKEALFESGKSLPIIPTCEHFAGSEKLILKGFEMQKKLGPVFDITCDCEDGAETGKEVEHAQMIVRVVNSAENPYKMAGTRIHDHSHPDWRQDVDILVTGAGENLAYITLPKSTCYEDAKTQIEYIQAVAKKAGIKKEIPIHILIETHGALQDVEKLATLPWLQVLDFGLMDFVSGYQGAIPAINMRSPGQFEHRLIGAAKARVAQAAIQNCVIPCHNVTLDLKNPYQTFKDAERARNEFGFMRMWSIYPTQVQAIVDAMKPDFTELEAAQNILIKAQDAEWGPIQYDGELHDRATYRYFWELVQRAKYSGVKLQDEAEKRFFA
- a CDS encoding MaoC family dehydratase; translation: MSKISNKINFGNYFEDFSIGQKIVHPLPRTISEGDVSLYIAFTGSRFSLHSSDVVAKEIGYDKRPIDDILMFHLTFGKSVQDISLNAIANLGYAEISFPNPVFIGDTVSMTSKVIGLKENSNGKSGVVYVHSIGINQNGNEVLNFKRWVMVHKKDHSNLSGINEVPTFEKATPILDKINIPTIKCVDTNASGGVYFFEDYEVGERLNHPEGITIDNSDHTLATKLYQNNAKVHFNDHMMKTTPMGQRLMYGGIIISMARAISFNGLQNAQWVYAINSGNHCNPTYAGDTIYAYSEILEKIEHKREDIGLLRVRTVALKNQNPKDIENAKAEDGKYLPNVVLDLDYTIIIPKKSTKK